A single region of the Grus americana isolate bGruAme1 chromosome 3, bGruAme1.mat, whole genome shotgun sequence genome encodes:
- the CITED2 gene encoding cbp/p300-interacting transactivator 2 translates to MADHMMAMNHGRFPDGSGGLHHHPAHRMGMGQFPTPHHHHQQQQPPQQHAFSALMGDHIHYGAGNMNASSGVRHAMGPGSVSGGHPAGSMPPPARFSGSQFMAPPVASPGGQLSASMQLQKLNNQYFSHHPYPHSHYMPDLHPGSHQLNGSGQQHFRDCNPKHGGSGGGGSGLPPAVPHVPAAMLPPNVIDTDFIDEEVLMSLVIEMGLDRIKELPELWLGQNEFDFMTDFVCKQQPSRVSC, encoded by the coding sequence ATGGCAGACCACATGATGGCCATGAACCACGGGCGATTCCCCGACGGATCCGGCGGGCTTCACCACCACCCTGCGCATCGGATGGGCATGGGGCAGTTTCCCACcccccatcaccaccaccagcagcagcagccgccgcagCAGCACGCCTTCAGCGCCCTGATGGGCGACCATATACATTACGGAGCTGGGAATATGAACGCGAGCAGCGGGGTGAGGCACGCCATGGGGCCGGGCAGCGTGAGCGGAGGGCACCCGGCCGGCAGCatgccgccccccgcccgcttCAGCGGCTCCCAGTTCATGGCCCCCCCCGTCGCCAGCCCGGGAGGGCAGCTGAGCGccagcatgcagctccagaagCTGAACAACCAGTACTTCAGCCACCACCCCTACCCCCACAGCCACTACATGCCGGACTTGCACCCCGGCAGCCACCAGCTGAACGGCAGCGGCCAGCAGCATTTCAGGGACTGCAACCCCAAGcacggcggcagcggcggcggcggcagcggcttGCCGCCCGCCGTCCCCCACGTCCCCGCGGCAATGCTGCCGCCCAATGTCATAGACACTGACTTCATCGACGAGGAGGTCCTCATGTCCTTAGTCATCGAAATGGGGCTGGATCGCATCAAGGAGCTTCCCGAGCTGTGGTTGGGACAGAACGAGTTTGACTTCATGACAGACTTCGTTTGCAAACAGCAGCCCAGCAGGGTGAGCTGCtga